A single Anopheles arabiensis isolate DONGOLA chromosome 2, AaraD3, whole genome shotgun sequence DNA region contains:
- the LOC120896582 gene encoding uncharacterized protein LOC120896582, with amino-acid sequence MGDRFSDWWRYWCVLWMCSLGVGWLSAETIHFTNSPKLIMASKNFTTYEIEVPGSKPITIIEATDPYDHRAPLDTFPREVQLPGGPTTSFRTSTGLSVSRPSQESASSGEQIVPGSRKTLYSPELLNKFLKEYSEKLRNADSATRKRLNEITMINNSINRNQNEVAAADDDDEEGTGGGGTRDENQYRNRVPPHLDAIQAASQGSERAPGPDEPKVEDEFVFTDTHERHGGGGGSNKRWYQESAAYPTQPQPTHPGHKNHPWNVKDGWVTLEAVPWSESKVSKWHATSSESNKHQPGKVTAMQHALDKYWNTVGNAGAAEETPKYKPVATSGSIGASSYYTGEEDDGYGYGYGGAVNRVPSSTQPPPESFYNRRRPTVALYSERPDADRSRPSPAPQPQLADGWYDQQQQQPLHTSNPYDAMKAYHDQGPANPTISNRDIITDGRPANFPKGTSPDRAGPSNGYSAGQDTTGQRVRPVSYPDRGNGEWVLISTTKGYQYPKRRHGQRAITFSPAASTSHQTVKLTVLPMKNAHDMTTSHNGLIEVSSSTQTVEDAVKQQKGGKRKGTVVADNPTGHSQKRKKHPKVTGGSASGGSPQAFSLMRRDAAQDSSAVLAAVGAGMVPATMAILAPMVLGKKKK; translated from the coding sequence ATGGGTGATCGGTTCAGTGATTGGTGGCGgtactggtgtgtgctgtgGATGTGTTCGCTCGGCGTTGGGTGGCTTTCCGCCGAAACGATACACTTTACCAACTCGCCCAAACTTATCATGGCATCGAAGAACTTTACGACGTACGAGATCGAGGTGCCCGGCTCGAAACCGATCACGATCATCGAAGCGACCGATCCGTACGATCACCGGGCGCCGTTGGACACGTTCCCGCGGGAAGTCCAACTACCGGGAGGACCTACCACCAGCTTCCGGACCAGCACCGGCCTCAGTGTGAGCCGCCCGTCCCAGGAGAGTGCCAGCTCGGGTGAACAAATCGTGCCAGGAAGCCGAAAAACCCTCTACTCGCCCGAGCTGCTGAACAAATTCCTCAAAGAGTACTCGGAGAAGCTGCGCAACGCCGATTCCGCGACGAGAAAGCGGCTGAACGAGATCACGATGATCAACAACAGCATTAACCGAAATCAGAACGAGGTTGCAGCggctgacgacgacgacgaggaaggtaccggtggtggtggtacgcgGGACGAGAATCAGTACCGAAACAGGGTTCCGCCACACCTGGATGCTATTCAGGCCGCGAGCCAGGGCAGCGAGCGTGCGCCAGGGCCGGATGAGCCAAAAGTGGAGGACGAGTTTGTGTTCACCGATACACACGAGcggcacggtggtggtggtggcagcaaCAAGCGATGGTACCAGGAGAGTGCTGCCTACCCGACGCAACCTCAGCCAACGCACCCGGGCCACAAAAACCACCCGTGGAACGTTAAGGACGGTTGGGTGACGCTCGAAGCGGTACCGTGGTCGGAGAGCAAGGTGTCAAAGTGGCACGCCACGTCGTCGGAGTCGAACAAACACCAGCCCGGCAAGGTGACGGCGATGCAGCACGCGCTCGACAAGTACTGGAACACGGTAGGCAATGCTGGAGCGGCGGAGGAAACGCCCAAATACAAaccggtggccacgtccggcTCTATCGGAGCGTCCAGCTACTACACCGGCGAGGAGGACGATGGGTACGGGTACGGGTATGGGGGTGCAGTAAACCGCGTCCCAAGCTCAACACAACCACCTCCCGAATCGTTCTACAACCGAAGACGTCCCACGGTGGCGCTGTACAGTGAGCGACCGGATGCGGATCGTAGTAGGCCGTCGCCAGCTCCACAGCCACAGTTGGCTGACGGTTGGTacgatcagcagcaacagcaaccactGCACACGAGCAATCCATACGATGCGATGAAAGCATACCACGACCAGGGTCCTGCCAACCCAACGATCTCCAATCGGGACATCATAACGGACGGACGGCCAGCAAACTTCCCCAAAGGGACATCACCGGATCGTGCGGGGCCGTCCAACGGTTACAGCGCAGGACAGGATACCACCGGTCAGCGTGTCCGCCCCGTCTCCTATCCCGACCGGGGCAACGGCGAGTGGGTGCTAATCTCCACCACCAAGGGCTACCAGTACCCGAAACGCCGTCACGGACAGCGAGCGATCACGTTCTCCCCTGCCGCCTCCACCAGCCACCAGACGGTCAAGCTGACCGTGCTACCGATGAAGAACGCGCACGACATGACTACCTCGCACAACGGGCTGATCGAGGTGTCCTCCTCGACGCAGACGGTCGAGGATGCGGTCAAGCAGCAGAAGGGCGGCAAGCGCAAAGGCACCGTCGTGGCGGACAATCCAACCGGACACAGCCAGAAGAGGAAAAAGCATCCGAAAGTCACTGGTGGGTCCGCGTCCGGCGGATCACCGCAAGCATTCTCGCTGATGCGGCGCGATGCGGCCCAGGACAGTTCGGCCGTGCTGGCGGCGGTCGGGGCGGGCATGGTACCGGCCACCATGGCCATCCTCGCACCGATGGTACtcgggaagaagaagaaatag